The Silene latifolia isolate original U9 population chromosome X, ASM4854445v1, whole genome shotgun sequence genome contains the following window.
AGTTTAAAAGGTTGGGGTTTTTCTTAAACCCAAAATGTTTGTTTACAATTATTGCTTATTATATTATTAAGTGTAGTTGTTATTTTTGGTGGGTTTTTTAAACcaaaaattaaattaattttttgtAGTAATAACAACTAAATTAGAGGGAAGATATTTGATTTGTTGTTGTAGATCTACGCTCAAAGTTCATATCTTTTTGTTTGCTTAAACCCAATGTAACACCGTATTTGGCTTATCTTTTAGTCTTTCTTTTTTGTAATGAGTGTGTTGGGTTAATAATTTCAGACAATGGCGTAAAATTATCGGGTAGTTCGTAGGAGGTGTAGGACGATTGCGTCATGGCATAACAGGACTGTAAACGGAGTTAATATCGTTGAGCCGCCCATCAGATCAAGACGTCCTACACAATATATAGGTTttaaaaaacaaaagaaagttATGAAAAAAAATGTTTGGCTTATTGctaaaggaaaaaaaaacaacTGTTAAATGTTATTCGACTATTtcgaaaacaatatataaataaagTTATGAAAAAagtattagtattattttaaTAATGTTAATACAAATAAAAAAACATTTTAAATTCTTTGAGCATAATTGTAATCAGAAATTAAAGGGAATAATTTTgtttacaacaacaacatcagagccttgcCCCAAAATGATTtcgggtcggctgacatgaatcatcctctAGCACTAtcaatgggtgaacgcacacTTTACAATGCGAGAAAAAacaaaagggaaaaatgaaaaacaaaagggaaagcaaaacataatacaaagtcaaaggtgaacttataggttttaaaatagaagtccggatttcttttataaaaacttaaaacttaaaatttaaatagAGAATAGAGATTAAAACTATTTTAAAAGCCGAAGTAGAGTTTAACTATATGGTGAAAATAAAGATAAGACAATGGTGAGAATTATGTTTCAAATAGCCATATGATGGGACTTAATTTGTCTCATAACATAAGGCAACTGCTAGTAGAGGGAGGAATTCTTGAAGATGCTTGATATTGATTACACAGAAAGGTAAAGTACGACAAAATGCCGAAAAATGCAGTAGTAGCTAAGGACCATGGTCACTAAAACTACTCAAGGAAGGAACACTAATGCGCACAGATGATCACACAACAAGCAGTCTCATCATACATAAGAGCAAAAAACAAGCAGTCTCATGTTTAAAATCATCAGAACTTTAAGAAAGTCTCAACCAAACTTAATACAGTTAACACTTGACAGGTTTCACGAGGAACCAACATTAAAAGTCATAATATAATATAAGTCAGACTTTTACCCTGCTAATTAAGTCTATATAATACAAGTTCACCTCCAACCACGTCATTTGCAAGGAATCAAGCAAAGATATCACCCTCTCATTTCTCCGGAATCCAACTATTACTTACGTAGTTGACAGGATGCCACAACAGATCTGGACATATTTTACAGCCACGGGGAAAACGGTAACCTGAACATATAAAGTTAAACAATCATGTGGGATTGATCAAAGAATAAAACTGGGAAATAAATATGAATGGTCTCGTAATCAAGTATAACTAGGGAAAACCATATATCACCAAAACTTATACTAGGCAGATTTACATGTGAAGCACAATACAAGGAGACCACATATTTTCCATACCATATATCACCAAAACTTATATTAGGCAGATTTACATGCGAGTACAATGCGTTAACACCATAATTAAATCCGGAAAACATGGATAACTGAACTGAAACATTTCGAGTCAGTTCTTTAATCATGTTTCGTATATATTGCTGTTTACCAGCCACGTGTGATGACTGATGACTGCTTCAAACCTCATGTATTATCTCGTAGAGAAGCACAATACAAGCAGACACATATTTTCCATGCCATCTATCACCAAAACTTATACTCCATACTAGGcagatttacatgtgagaacaacgCGTTAACAACATAATTATATCCGGAATACATAGGTAATcgaatcgaaacatttcaagtcGGTTCTTTAATCATGTGTCATGTATATTCTTTGTTTACCATCTACGTGTAATGAATGCAATTGCCCATTATTTCATGAGTTTAAGAAATCTAAATGATGGGAAGAAATTTTAAGCAAGATTTACTAATCCTTGGCACGTATAATCAGTCTAGCTATATACCATTAGGAGGAAGAAAATGCATTCGCAAAAGCAGCCACTGAGCAAGAGACATAAGGTAGCACTATAGCAATAATAAAAAGCTCATAGAAAATTTCGAGATACTTACAAGGATCGGGGTTATCCAAGATAACACAGTCTTGACAGAATCAAAGATCAAGTTGATTAAGTAACTTGGCAAAGAAGAGTTTAGGTGAGGGGCGTCTTCCAGAATTGATTACACATTCACGCTCAGCTCTGAAGTTGCAATGATAGTGAAGTCCATCAAACATTGCAAAGATAGCTTCCGAGGGTTTCAACAATTATATAATCGATTACctcgaacaaaaaaaaaaaaaagagctgatCAAACAATTGATAAAACAAATATGGGCCGGAAAATCCCCGGAACAAGGAGCAAACTAGAAAAAGAATAAGCATAAAATAATACAAACATACGTGTTTCTTGTTGTAGAATTCTCTCTTTTTTTGCACAACGAATATCCCGGTCACGAAATATCCGTTCCTTATTAGCCTCCCAATCCTTCCTATCCTTCTTCAACATCTCTCTATGGCGCTGTCTGAAAGGCATTCATTAAAAGAAAGTGATAAATATGCAGGGATTCCACAAGCTCCAAAAGCAAAGTAAAGGCAAGAACGCAATGGTTTTAAGAAGATACAGCAGGAGCAACAAGTCAACAACAGCATGAACCATCTGCCTCGGGAAGATAGGGGTAGGGCGTTCGGATGTTTGAAAAAGCAACCTTTTCCTTCCTTGTGTTCAACACGACAAAGAAAGTTGAATGGGGTTGACCCATAAGAAGATATGACTACAGAAATTAAATGTTCGGTGGTTAGGTGAATGTACGTACTTGAAAGGAGTATTATTCTTATAACGCAGCCTTGCAAGCTCCTCCTTAGAAATCTCCGTCGAACCCAACTCTATATCTTCGCATCTGTTCACAAATTATAGTACGAGTCCATCTAAAGACACGGAAATGAAACTAGATTGACTGCAACAATTATTGCCTAATATAATAACATTCCTTCCATTCTGCTCATTTTACTACATTTATCAAAATAAATGAATGAACTAGTCCCTTCCTAGTTAAAAGTTGGACTACAACCTAGTATAAAGGGGAAGGCATCAATCATTCAAAATAAATGAAATACTCCCATCTCGTACAAAAAGTGAAAGCATCAATCAATCAAAAGTTCAATTGGTGGGTTGAGAAGATACGGCTACAGAAAATAAGTGCTGCGAGGAGGGTTAATGTACATACTTGAAAGTAAGATTGATATTGAGCTTAGCATGCGCCTCCTTGGATCTCACCCCCGGACCCGACTTTATAACTCCACACCTGTTCACAAATTATAGAATGAGTCCATCTAAAGacgacaaaaacaaaaataaatttgCTGTAACATATCATAAATGAATCGAATATTCCCTCCCGAATGAAAATTTAATTTGGAGAACAAAGTCAAATGAGTTAAAACAAACTAGTAAAAAAGCGAAAGCATCAACCATTCAAACAAAGTGTTGtaattatgtatttatatatacaGAAGGATCCTATCACAAAGGGAATATCAATTAGTTACCCGGTTTCGGGCTTAGAATCTCCAGAGGTGCCTTCCAACTTCCTGTGTAAGATTAATCAAACACAAACTACTCAGAACTTCAAACTGGTGTTTTATACACAAGATTCTAATAAAAAATTACTTAATTAGATAAAATacctcttcttcatcttcttctcctTCGTCTTTTTCGTCGGTTTGATGAGTTCCACCGGTCCCCGTGGCTCTTCTGCATCCGAATCGGAGCTGATGATAGAAAATattgaaaaattagggtttcaaaaagTATGATTAAAACATGATGATAAATattgaaaaattagggttttggaaatGAATGATTCAAACAGCAACAAAAAAACACATCAGGTGATAAAAAAATACAGGAAATTAATCTGAACATAAAAAATTGAACAAATCACGaacaaaaaattagggtttcgaaaaggGGGGAAATTTTGGGTTCCAGAAAAGTATGATTAAAGCAGTAAAAAATAATCCATACACATCAGCTGATAcataaaataacaaattaatctaacgatacaaaaattagggtttgagaAAAGTAGGATTGAAAACTTACAATTCATCAGATACGAAAAACAAATCGATCAAACTTTTGGAAAATCTGGGATCGACGGAATTCCTAAAATTGTAGGGAGCATCTTTTGAATGATAACGTTGTCCAGGAAGGCTCACCTCAAAATCTACATCGTCGTTTTCTCTCTCCACTCCCATTGTTGTTCAAAGTTTACAACTATTGTATTCGACAAATTcgtatctacatagtataaaagttgGGTTTTTCTTTGACTTCTGATTGGCTGATGGATTTGAGAGAATTTGATGCATATGAGACCCTCCATGATTTGTACAACATTTAATTACTCTCTATCCACTCCACTCATCAACTTAATTTCTATTGTGATTAATCTTATTcatatattcatattcatatgttAAAAAGCTTATGAAAAATAATTAAATGCATTCAATCTTACTCTAAAgataaaataaatggaaatttGTACAAAAAATAAATACAAACTAAATAGTTTCTTTTCTTCAGAAACTTTTACTTTTAGATATTGGTAAATTTGTAGTATCCATACTATGTAAATTTGTATTGATTGTCGAGGGTGAAATTAATTCCTTCTGAAATTCTTTGTGAAATTAATCTTCCTGAAATGTAGCCCCACGTTTATAGAGTAGAAACGTCATTTTTTTTCATGAATCTCTGGAACAAAGGCCGATTaatatctacatagtataaaagatgGGTTTTTAAAGGATTTCTATtggctgattttttttttcttctttttttttaatGCGCCCCCCATTATCTCTATAAAATTAATTACACTACTCCTATTACtctcttaatcttatttaattaagatTACGCATTTACACAAAATAATATAAAACCatgtactccctctatttttttatatatgactttctcacatttcgagacactcccttctctcttcaatatctcttaaaatataagactaaatattataatatgtatactcatatgaaagagtttttcgtaaggaatttaatggtaccatttttatattttttgaacaaatatatttttgtaaatattaaagttaaaggcttacctcgtacatgtaaaacgtcatatataaaaaagtggagggagtattatacaattacacattaataaattacaattaatttttttttaaaaaattcaaataatCTTCCCCCTACTTCTAAGCTGGATAAATAAAATGTGAAAAATGCATACTGATTAATCATTCGGAATTAGTAGTCAAATTCATTGTgtaaatcaaacaaaaaaaattagCATGATTGTTATACTCCCACATCacaaatttaacaaaataaataTACAGATATGACATCTGTATTGAATGAAAATAATTAGATGTAAATATATGGAACTATTTGGTACAATTTCAGAAAAAATGTCAAATTTGaatataaaacataaaaaaatacTTTGAATTTGATAAAGTATCGTAAATAAACAAAATGTAAATCTCAAATGAAACGACAACGTGTAAATAACTGCAAAAACATATGCTCTACAAATAAATTTGGATCTCATATAATCTAAAATTATAATCTTTCTTAAACAATTACTCCATTTGTAGAAAGTAACTAGATTCGTGTACAAAACGAAATAAAAGTAACTAGACCCGTGTACAAAACGAATTTTACATGAAAAATACAACAACTAGAACATCTAATCTTGAAAAAATCTAACTAAATCAATGTTTGATTTGTTTatctacaaaataaaataaagagcagGATACATATTTATGGTTATTTTGGGTTGAATACATGGAGATGGAAAAGTCACAAATTAGAAGAGGGTGAAATGAGAGTGAGTAGTGACTGATATGACTTATGGGCGTTGGAGTTAGTAGGGTCGCTTAAGAGTTTATTAGGCTGGTCGGGTTTAGGGGATGCGATTTTAAAATTTGTAGTTAGGCtatcattttataatttattacTTCTCGACCCAATTATTTGTTAAACGGGTTatttcttttaatgttttttttaattattaataacTCTATTAAAAACATAATTATTTTCATCTTAAATATTTATATTGTCATTATTTGTATTTAACATGTTGAATTAGTTTTATTCAATATTCGCCTTTACCATGTTAAATTTTATTGTAAGTAGACGTTTTTGGAAAAAAATGGaagtaactaaaataaaatgactGTCTATTACCTAATATTCATATCTTATATATTAGCTCAATGAGGCGAGCAAGCGAGTATCATCACTGCGTGTATTCATATTGATCCTCAACTAGATACTCCATCGCGACTATTTATAATGTCATGATATTGAATCTTATTTATATGCTCCTATATTCAATGATAACGTCTGTTCTTACAAACCGTGCATTTtttacacgggtttaaaactagttttttATTTAAAAGGCGGGTTTATTTATTATATCCCGTCTCACTTAAACAAATtcatatttttatttattatatccCGTCTCACTTAAACAAATTCATATTTTTATTTACTATATCCCGTCTCAAAGTTAAacaaaatcagatttttatttaAGACGGTTTATTTATTATATCCCGTCTCCCTTCTTACACCTCCCCTCTATCCTACCTTATATTTGTGTATAAAATATATGTGAACATTTCATTGAGAGacaaaaggaggaagaatttATAGGTTCACCTATTCCTTCACCCAAGTTTTGTAAGTTTATTTAACCTTACAATTTATCTTTTGTAAAAAAATTTTATAATAATAACAACTAAACTTCTTCTAcatttatgtaatttatgtagATCTAAATTTTGGTTATGCATACAATACAAAGTTAGTATCTTTTGCGTGTTTTTTTGGTGTTGAAGATATGCACTTGCTTTTTACTGTAGTAATTTTGTATATTTATTTCTCACAAATCCTTCCTCATTTATTGGTGTTAGTTTAAAAAGTTGGGGTTTTTCTTAAACCCAAAATGTTTGTTTACAATTATTGCTTATTATATTATTAAGTGTAGTTGTTATTTTTGGTGGGTTTTTTAAACcaaaaattaaattaattttttgtAATAATAACAACTAAATTAGAGGGAAGATATTTGATTTGTTGTTGTAGATCTATGCTCAAAGTTCATATCTTTTTGTTTGGTTAAACCCAATGTAACACCGTATTTGGCTTATCTTTTAGTCTTTCTTTTTTGTAATGAGTGTGTTGGGTTAATAATTTCAGACAATGGCGGAAAATTATCGGGTAGTTCGTAGGAGGTGTAGGACGATCGCGTCATGGCATAACAGGACTGTAAACGGAGTTAGTATCGTTGAACGCACACTTTACAATGCGAGAAAAAacaaaagggaaaaatgaaaaacaaaagggaaagcAAAACATAATACAAAGTCTAAGGtgaacttataggttttaaaatagaagtccggatttcttttataaaaacttaaaatttaaatagAGAATAGAGATTAAAACTATTTTAAAAGCCGAAGTAGAGTTTAACTCCGTTTAATTTATGATTACAATTATGCTCAAAGAATTTAAAATgttttttttatttgtattaacattattaaaataatactaatactTTTTTCATAACT
Protein-coding sequences here:
- the LOC141622048 gene encoding uncharacterized protein LOC141622048; its protein translation is MGVERENDDVDFEVSLPGQRYHSKDAPYNFRNSVDPRFSKSLIDLFFVSDEFSDSDAEEPRGPVELIKPTKKTKEKKMKKRKLEGTSGDSKPETGCGVIKSGPGVRSKEAHAKLNINLTFKCEDIELGSTEISKEELARLRYKNNTPFKQRHREMLKKDRKDWEANKERIFRDRDIRCAKKERILQQETLLPYVSCSVAAFANAFSSS